A DNA window from Actinomadura coerulea contains the following coding sequences:
- a CDS encoding DUF5685 family protein, translated as MGEFFVFGVVRPCRHVLCGSLFKDWMAHLCGLCLTLRAEHGQAARLVTNYDGLLVSVLVEAQAPELSPRRKAGPCALRGMRTAEVVTARAQGAQLAAAASLLLAAGKTRDHVADGDGPYARRLVAAAAGRTADRWDAAGGRTGAAVGFDPAVLRDAVARQPLLEAAPGLGLLDLTEPTETAVAAVFAHTAVLAGKEGNTETLAEAGRFFGRLAHLIDAVEDLAEDEAAGAYNPLLATGTTLDEARRHADDALHGLRLALAELELERPRLVRALLDREAGRSVGRAFAAPADLARRGPRPPRPGWPIPCFTGTLVCATCGIFQPEWSDHHGDSCDDRCWCTRHLDGCDGGGCDGSCCDCCNCCDCCDSCDCCGCDCGCN; from the coding sequence ATGGGGGAGTTCTTCGTGTTCGGTGTTGTTCGGCCCTGCCGTCATGTTCTGTGCGGATCCCTGTTCAAGGACTGGATGGCCCACCTGTGCGGGCTGTGCCTGACGCTGCGGGCCGAGCACGGCCAGGCCGCGCGGCTCGTCACCAACTACGACGGGCTGCTGGTGTCGGTGCTGGTGGAGGCGCAGGCCCCGGAGTTGTCGCCGCGCCGCAAGGCCGGGCCGTGCGCCCTGCGCGGGATGAGGACCGCCGAGGTCGTCACCGCGCGGGCGCAGGGCGCGCAGCTCGCCGCGGCCGCGTCCCTGCTGCTCGCCGCGGGCAAGACGCGCGACCACGTGGCCGACGGCGACGGGCCCTACGCGCGCCGGCTCGTGGCCGCCGCGGCCGGACGGACGGCCGACCGGTGGGACGCCGCGGGCGGCCGCACGGGCGCCGCCGTCGGGTTCGACCCGGCGGTGCTGCGCGACGCCGTCGCCCGGCAGCCGCTCCTGGAGGCGGCCCCCGGCCTCGGGCTCCTGGATCTGACCGAGCCGACCGAGACGGCGGTCGCCGCCGTGTTCGCGCACACGGCCGTCCTGGCGGGCAAGGAGGGCAACACCGAGACGCTCGCCGAGGCGGGCCGCTTCTTCGGGCGCCTCGCCCACCTCATCGACGCCGTCGAGGACCTCGCCGAGGACGAGGCGGCGGGCGCGTACAACCCGCTCCTCGCGACCGGCACCACCCTCGACGAGGCCCGCCGGCACGCCGACGACGCGCTGCACGGGCTGCGGCTCGCGCTCGCCGAGCTGGAGCTGGAGAGGCCGCGCCTCGTCCGGGCCCTGCTGGACCGCGAGGCGGGGCGCTCGGTCGGGCGGGCCTTCGCCGCCCCCGCGGACCTGGCCAGGCGGGGGCCGCGGCCCCCGCGCCCCGGCTGGCCGATCCCGTGCTTCACCGGGACGCTCGTCTGCGCCACCTGCGGGATCTTCCAGCCCGAGTGGAGCGACCACCACGGCGACTCCTGCGACGACCGCTGCTGGTGCACCCGGCACCTCGACGGCTGCGACGGCGGCGGCTGCGACGGGAGCTGCTGCGACTGCTGCAACTGCTGTGACTGCTGCGACTCGTGCGACTGCTGCGGCTGCGACTGCGGGTGCAACTGA
- a CDS encoding copper resistance CopC family protein — MNMLKSRRPLRRLGLIAAAALAFGAFTAPPAMAHTKLVGSTPEKGKPADAVTEVTLVFSDKISLAKVVVSDGKKKEFQAGAAERAGTKVTQKLSGPLPAGSYTVAYRVVGEDGHPIEGNDLTFRVTGGGAEGAAPAPTAGGVGAEEQTGPAANSDEQPLKADQEKNEAEEDSGSGMLLWVLIIGGLLVGVGIGVAIVFRAKRKHQAATGGE, encoded by the coding sequence ATGAACATGCTCAAGTCCCGCCGGCCCCTGCGCCGCCTCGGTCTGATCGCCGCCGCCGCGCTCGCCTTCGGCGCCTTCACCGCGCCGCCCGCGATGGCGCACACGAAGCTGGTCGGCAGCACGCCCGAGAAGGGCAAGCCGGCGGACGCGGTCACCGAGGTCACGCTGGTCTTCAGCGACAAGATCAGCCTGGCGAAGGTCGTCGTCAGCGACGGGAAGAAGAAGGAGTTCCAGGCGGGCGCCGCCGAGCGCGCCGGGACCAAGGTCACGCAGAAGCTGTCCGGGCCGCTGCCCGCCGGCTCCTACACGGTCGCCTACCGGGTCGTCGGCGAGGACGGACACCCGATCGAGGGGAACGACCTGACGTTCAGAGTGACCGGTGGCGGCGCCGAGGGCGCCGCGCCCGCGCCCACCGCGGGCGGGGTCGGCGCCGAGGAGCAGACCGGCCCGGCCGCCAACTCCGACGAGCAGCCGCTCAAGGCCGACCAGGAGAAGAACGAGGCCGAGGAGGACTCCGGCTCGGGCATGCTGCTGTGGGTGCTGATCATCGGCGGCCTGCTCGTCGGCGTCGGCATCGGCGTGGCCATCGTGTTCCGCGCCAAGCGCAAGCACCAGGCGGCAACCGGCGGTGAGTAA
- a CDS encoding cytochrome c oxidase assembly protein yields the protein MSKGSLAVWRAGAAALAACAVLLVAGLVLGGSATEKVIPGLGDAGALTRWGLPVSRAATDLLSALTVGALLAAAAFLPVEGGRAAPRLSGDALGYLNAASWIAAAWAAAAAATLVFTVADVLGQPVGDVLTGSELSSYVGSLPQGTALMIVVLLAVVVALLARTTTTPAAAFGLLALAGIALLPAPLTGHSASAANHSTATTGVALHVAAVAPWVGGLAIVGAHTLLRRDRLALVAERFSRMALWCYVVVGASGLVNVIARLPDPREMVETDYGRLALGKIIAFCLLGWFGWWHRTRTLPAVADGRPGAFARFASVEAAVMGATMGLAVALARTAPPAPAEPESAVKSLLGYDMPPQVTPVRLLTLGQFDLFFAALVVVLGGLYLAAVVRLRRRGDSWSWGRTASWLIGLLTIVAVTQTGVARYAPILFSVHMAQHMVLNMLTPIFLVVGAPVTLALRALRPARVRGDRGPREWLTAVLHSRYLAVIAHPAVATLVFVVSTFVLYFTPLFEAAMRNHLGHIAMMVHFLASGSLFFWVLLGVDPAPRKLPYPARLLLLFVTMPFHAFFGIALMNMSQALARGWYTAVDPPWGTTILHDQHTGGSIAWGFGEVPTFIVLIVLAFQWYAHDQRQARRMDRKADRAASAGGRPEDDELAAYNARLAKLAERDRAAGDRAAGEKDNA from the coding sequence GTGAGTAAGGGGAGCCTGGCCGTCTGGCGGGCGGGGGCGGCCGCCCTGGCCGCGTGCGCCGTCCTGCTGGTGGCCGGGCTCGTCCTCGGCGGCTCGGCCACCGAGAAGGTCATCCCCGGCCTCGGCGACGCGGGCGCCCTCACCCGCTGGGGGCTGCCGGTCTCCCGGGCGGCGACGGACCTGCTGTCCGCGCTGACCGTCGGGGCCCTGCTGGCCGCGGCCGCGTTCCTGCCCGTCGAGGGCGGGCGCGCCGCGCCGCGGCTGTCCGGGGACGCCCTCGGCTACCTGAACGCCGCCTCCTGGATCGCCGCCGCCTGGGCCGCCGCCGCGGCGGCAACGCTGGTGTTCACCGTCGCGGACGTGCTCGGCCAGCCGGTCGGCGACGTCCTCACCGGCAGCGAGCTGAGCAGCTACGTCGGCTCGCTGCCGCAGGGCACAGCCCTCATGATCGTGGTGCTGCTGGCCGTCGTGGTGGCGCTGCTGGCCCGCACCACCACCACGCCCGCCGCCGCGTTCGGGCTGCTCGCCCTGGCCGGGATCGCGCTGCTGCCCGCGCCGCTCACCGGGCACTCGGCCTCGGCCGCCAACCACTCCACCGCGACGACCGGCGTCGCCCTGCACGTCGCCGCGGTCGCCCCGTGGGTCGGCGGGCTCGCGATCGTCGGCGCCCACACGCTGCTGCGCCGCGACCGGCTCGCGCTGGTGGCGGAGCGGTTCAGCCGCATGGCCCTCTGGTGCTACGTCGTCGTCGGCGCCAGCGGCCTGGTGAACGTGATCGCCCGGCTGCCGGATCCGCGGGAGATGGTCGAGACCGACTACGGACGGCTCGCGCTCGGCAAGATCATCGCGTTCTGCCTGCTCGGCTGGTTCGGCTGGTGGCACCGGACGCGGACGCTGCCCGCGGTGGCGGACGGCAGGCCGGGGGCGTTCGCCCGGTTCGCGTCCGTCGAGGCCGCCGTGATGGGCGCCACCATGGGCCTCGCCGTCGCGCTGGCCCGGACCGCGCCGCCCGCGCCGGCCGAGCCGGAGTCCGCGGTCAAGTCGCTGCTCGGCTACGACATGCCCCCGCAGGTCACCCCCGTGCGGCTGCTGACGCTGGGGCAGTTCGACCTGTTCTTCGCCGCGCTCGTCGTCGTCCTCGGCGGCCTGTACCTCGCGGCCGTCGTCCGGCTGCGGCGACGCGGCGACTCCTGGTCCTGGGGGCGCACCGCGTCCTGGCTGATCGGGCTCCTGACGATCGTGGCCGTCACCCAGACCGGCGTCGCCAGGTACGCGCCGATCCTGTTCAGCGTGCACATGGCGCAGCACATGGTGCTGAACATGCTGACGCCGATCTTCCTCGTCGTCGGCGCGCCGGTGACGCTGGCGCTGCGGGCGCTCAGGCCCGCCCGCGTGCGCGGCGACCGCGGCCCGCGCGAGTGGCTCACCGCCGTGCTGCACAGCCGGTACCTCGCGGTCATCGCCCATCCCGCGGTCGCGACCCTCGTCTTCGTGGTGAGTACGTTCGTCCTGTACTTCACGCCGCTGTTCGAGGCCGCGATGCGCAACCATCTCGGCCATATCGCGATGATGGTCCACTTCCTGGCCAGCGGGTCCCTGTTCTTCTGGGTGCTGCTCGGCGTCGACCCGGCGCCGCGGAAGCTGCCCTATCCGGCCCGGCTGCTGCTGCTGTTCGTCACGATGCCGTTCCACGCGTTCTTCGGCATCGCCCTGATGAACATGAGCCAGGCGCTCGCCCGCGGCTGGTACACCGCCGTCGACCCGCCGTGGGGCACCACGATCCTGCACGACCAGCACACCGGCGGCTCCATCGCGTGGGGCTTCGGCGAGGTGCCGACGTTCATCGTCCTGATCGTGCTGGCGTTCCAGTGGTACGCCCACGACCAGCGGCAGGCGCGGCGCATGGACCGCAAGGCCGACCGGGCCGCGAGCGCCGGGGGGCGCCCCGAGGACGACGAGCTCGCCGCCTACAACGCGCGCCTGGCCAAGCTCGCCGAGCGCGACCGCGCCGCCGGAGACCGCGCCGCCGGAGAGAAGGACAACGCGTGA
- a CDS encoding histidine kinase, whose amino-acid sequence MLRVLRPLIERTTWRRWSHLVVGGALLMPYWFLAISMTPLLPMGNSLFKGVLMLVVMPAAATFVTGLVPTVRLLESSLAKELLGGPAAGLVPGSAGTWESRGRTAAWFTLHLGTGVVVSGLSLVLPPAAVVMLIAPAVSWDTRFLKSWGWQDAWHQWPAPLIGLASLALLLALIVGAGALLARLAPVFLGPSAAERLAGMRAEAVRLAERNRLARELHDSVGHALSVVTLQAGAAGRVLDSDPEFAREALAAIEDSARAALEDLDHVLGLLRDDRSRPAPQATLKDLGRLLEQTRIAGVALDAEVDPEVEHVPAAVSREAYRIVQEGLTNALRHAGKVPVRLRLGTDGERLEVEMTNPLGATGGEGAGHGGGRGLGGVRERVTVLRGDMSAGADGDRWRFRVSLPLRSGS is encoded by the coding sequence GTGCTCCGTGTGCTCCGCCCGCTGATCGAGCGGACGACCTGGCGGCGCTGGTCCCACCTCGTCGTGGGCGGCGCGCTGCTGATGCCGTACTGGTTCCTGGCGATCAGCATGACCCCGCTGCTGCCGATGGGCAACAGCCTGTTCAAGGGCGTGCTGATGCTGGTCGTCATGCCGGCGGCCGCGACGTTCGTCACCGGGCTCGTGCCGACGGTGCGGCTGCTGGAGAGTTCCCTGGCCAAGGAGCTGCTCGGGGGGCCCGCCGCCGGGCTCGTGCCCGGTTCGGCGGGCACCTGGGAGAGCCGCGGCCGCACCGCCGCGTGGTTCACGCTGCACCTCGGCACGGGCGTCGTGGTCAGCGGGCTGAGCCTGGTCCTCCCCCCGGCCGCCGTCGTGATGCTCATCGCGCCGGCGGTGAGCTGGGACACCCGCTTCCTGAAGTCGTGGGGCTGGCAGGACGCCTGGCACCAGTGGCCCGCGCCGCTGATCGGGCTGGCGTCGCTGGCCCTGCTGCTCGCGCTGATCGTGGGGGCGGGCGCGCTGCTGGCCCGGCTGGCGCCGGTGTTCCTCGGCCCGTCCGCCGCGGAGCGGCTGGCCGGGATGCGGGCCGAGGCCGTCAGGCTCGCCGAGCGCAACCGGCTGGCGAGGGAGCTGCACGACTCGGTGGGGCACGCGCTCAGCGTGGTGACCCTGCAGGCGGGGGCGGCCGGGCGGGTGCTGGACAGCGACCCGGAGTTCGCCCGCGAGGCGCTCGCCGCGATCGAGGACTCGGCCCGGGCCGCGCTGGAGGACCTCGACCACGTGCTCGGGCTGCTGCGCGACGACCGCTCCCGGCCCGCCCCGCAGGCCACGCTGAAGGACCTCGGACGGCTGCTGGAGCAGACGCGGATCGCCGGGGTGGCGCTGGACGCCGAGGTGGACCCGGAGGTGGAGCACGTCCCGGCGGCGGTGTCGCGGGAGGCGTACCGGATCGTCCAGGAGGGCCTGACGAACGCCCTGCGGCACGCGGGGAAGGTGCCGGTGCGGCTGCGGCTCGGCACCGACGGGGAACGGCTGGAGGTCGAGATGACCAATCCGCTCGGCGCGACCGGCGGCGAGGGCGCGGGCCACGGCGGCGGCCGCGGTCTCGGCGGGGTCCGCGAGCGCGTCACCGTGCTGCGCGGCGACATGAGCGCCGGGGCCGACGGCGACCGCTGGCGGTTCCGCGTCTCGCTGCCGCTAAGGTCCGGATCATGA
- a CDS encoding response regulator: protein MTIKVLLVDDERLIRAGLAAIIDAEDDLAVVGEASDGTEVPGEVRRLRPDVVLMDVRMPRLDGIQATRHILATVPEPPRIIVVTTFENDEYVYDALKAGANGFLLKRTRPEEILQAIRMVAHGDSLLFPAAIRELAGRHGTSAAGGAAWHARLTEREGDVLRLMAKGQSNAEIAGELFVSPQTVKTHVGNILAKMQARDRTQAVIFAYETAFITPG from the coding sequence ATGACGATCAAGGTTCTTCTCGTCGACGACGAGCGGCTGATCCGGGCGGGGCTCGCCGCCATCATCGACGCCGAGGACGACCTGGCCGTCGTCGGCGAGGCGTCGGACGGGACGGAGGTGCCGGGCGAGGTGCGGCGGCTGCGCCCCGACGTCGTGCTGATGGACGTGCGGATGCCGCGGCTCGACGGCATCCAGGCGACCCGCCACATCCTCGCCACCGTGCCGGAGCCGCCGCGGATCATCGTCGTCACCACGTTCGAGAACGACGAGTACGTCTACGACGCGCTGAAGGCGGGCGCGAACGGCTTCCTGCTCAAGCGGACGCGGCCGGAGGAGATCCTGCAGGCGATCCGGATGGTCGCGCACGGCGACAGCCTGCTGTTCCCGGCGGCGATCCGGGAGCTGGCCGGGCGGCACGGGACGTCCGCCGCCGGGGGCGCGGCCTGGCACGCCCGGCTCACCGAGCGGGAGGGCGACGTGCTGCGGCTGATGGCCAAGGGCCAGTCGAACGCCGAGATCGCCGGTGAGCTCTTCGTGAGCCCGCAGACGGTGAAGACGCACGTGGGGAACATCCTCGCCAAGATGCAGGCCCGCGACCGGACCCAGGCAGTGATCTTCGCCTACGAGACGGCCTTCATCACGCCGGGATGA
- a CDS encoding response regulator transcription factor, whose amino-acid sequence MASILLIEDDPSARTALELALTRQGHGVTSRATGEDGLEALRARRPEIAILDVMLPGIDGIEVCRRIRREDPLPVILLTARGDDLDIVLGLEAGADDYVVKPVEPRVLDARIRAVLRRADQTRLDRSVYGDLVVDRTSLKVTKDGTDLRLTPTELRLLLELTRRPGQALTRQHLLAEVWEHTYPGDSRLVDACVQRVRAKIEDEPAEPRLIETVRGFGYRFTAP is encoded by the coding sequence GTGGCGAGCATTCTGCTGATCGAGGATGATCCGTCCGCCCGGACGGCGCTGGAGCTGGCGCTGACCCGCCAGGGACACGGGGTGACGTCCCGGGCCACCGGCGAGGACGGCCTGGAGGCGCTGCGGGCGCGCCGGCCCGAGATCGCGATCCTGGACGTGATGCTGCCCGGCATCGACGGCATCGAGGTGTGCCGCCGGATCCGCCGGGAGGACCCGCTGCCGGTGATCCTGCTGACCGCGCGGGGCGACGACCTCGACATCGTCCTCGGCCTGGAGGCCGGCGCCGACGACTACGTGGTGAAGCCCGTCGAGCCCCGGGTCCTGGACGCCCGGATACGCGCGGTCCTGCGCCGCGCGGACCAGACCCGCCTCGACCGGTCCGTCTACGGCGACCTCGTCGTCGACCGGACCTCCCTGAAGGTCACCAAGGACGGCACCGACCTGCGCCTCACCCCGACCGAGCTGCGGCTCCTGCTGGAGCTGACGCGCCGCCCCGGCCAGGCCCTCACCCGCCAGCACCTGCTGGCCGAGGTGTGGGAGCACACCTACCCGGGCGACTCGCGGCTCGTGGACGCCTGCGTCCAGCGGGTCCGCGCCAAGATCGAGGACGAGCCGGCCGAGCCGCGGCTGATCGAGACGGTCCGGGGCTTCGGCTACCGGTTCACCGCGCCGTGA
- a CDS encoding sensor histidine kinase, whose amino-acid sequence MRGPLRLAAPWVRRLRFTGLRVRLAAAFTAVALLASVLASGISYVLLRRVMLQRAQDAVINDIRTTLAQQIPSDLPPDTEPLVSAALEDALAGAPGRRAVAVPTRPDEAELPPPDILDVPVTPEFARRATRGVVFQRVERHGTPYLLVGASVTGFRTSPEEPWRTTPPMVFVSASLRREAADLWLFTRTLLIADAAALAAALALALLATGGVLRPVRRLGTAARALGEGRLDTRVRVQGRDELADLAHTFNRTAEALERTVTELRAMEAASRRFVADVSHELRTPLTSMIAMTDVLAEESAEGGGGGDAATRLVADETRRLGTLVEHLIEISRFDAGAAALVLDDVNVADAVGATLEARGWRDEVAVEGPADLFVRLDPRRFDVIVANLAGNALKHGRPPVSLRFGRPEGEESGGVRVVVADRGPGLPADVATSVFDRFVKAEAARSRSEGSGLGLSIARENAVLHGGTLEAANGPEGGAVFTLWLPDGERDERS is encoded by the coding sequence GTGAGGGGCCCCCTCCGGCTCGCCGCGCCGTGGGTGCGGCGCCTCCGGTTCACCGGGCTCCGGGTGCGCCTCGCGGCCGCGTTCACGGCGGTCGCGCTGCTGGCGTCCGTGCTCGCCTCCGGCATCTCCTACGTGCTGCTGCGGCGGGTGATGCTGCAGCGCGCCCAGGACGCGGTGATCAACGACATCCGCACCACCCTCGCCCAGCAGATCCCGTCCGACCTGCCGCCCGACACCGAGCCGCTGGTGTCCGCGGCGCTGGAGGACGCGCTCGCCGGGGCGCCGGGGCGCCGTGCGGTCGCGGTGCCGACGCGGCCCGACGAGGCCGAACTCCCGCCGCCGGACATTCTGGACGTCCCGGTGACCCCCGAGTTCGCCCGGCGCGCGACGCGGGGCGTGGTCTTCCAGCGCGTCGAGCGGCACGGCACCCCCTACCTGCTCGTGGGCGCCAGCGTCACCGGCTTCCGGACGTCGCCGGAGGAGCCGTGGCGCACGACGCCGCCGATGGTGTTCGTCTCCGCGAGCCTGCGCCGGGAGGCCGCCGACCTGTGGCTGTTCACCCGCACCCTGCTGATCGCGGACGCCGCGGCCCTGGCGGCCGCGCTCGCCCTCGCGCTGCTGGCCACCGGGGGCGTGCTGCGCCCGGTGCGCCGCCTCGGCACCGCCGCCCGCGCGCTCGGCGAGGGAAGGCTGGACACCCGCGTCCGGGTGCAGGGCCGCGACGAGCTGGCCGACCTCGCCCACACCTTCAACCGCACCGCGGAGGCGCTGGAGCGGACGGTGACGGAGCTGCGGGCGATGGAGGCCGCGTCCCGCCGGTTCGTCGCCGACGTCTCCCACGAGCTGCGCACCCCGCTCACCTCGATGATCGCCATGACGGACGTGCTGGCCGAGGAGTCCGCCGAGGGCGGCGGGGGTGGCGACGCCGCCACCCGGCTCGTCGCGGACGAGACCCGGCGGCTCGGCACGCTCGTGGAGCACCTGATCGAGATCAGCCGGTTCGACGCGGGCGCCGCCGCCCTGGTCCTGGACGACGTCAACGTCGCCGACGCGGTCGGCGCGACCCTGGAGGCGCGCGGCTGGCGGGACGAGGTGGCGGTGGAGGGCCCCGCGGACCTGTTCGTCCGGCTGGACCCGCGGCGGTTCGACGTCATCGTCGCCAACCTCGCGGGGAACGCCCTCAAGCACGGGCGCCCGCCCGTCTCGCTGCGCTTCGGCCGTCCGGAGGGGGAGGAATCGGGCGGAGTGCGGGTCGTGGTCGCCGACCGCGGACCCGGCCTTCCGGCCGACGTGGCCACGTCGGTCTTCGACCGGTTCGTCAAGGCGGAGGCGGCGCGCTCGCGCAGCGAGGGCAGCGGCCTCGGCCTGTCGATCGCCAGGGAGAACGCCGTGCTTCACGGGGGCACGCTGGAGGCGGCCAACGGGCCGGAGGGCGGTGCGGTGTTCACCCTGTGGCTGCCCGACGGAGAACGGGACGAGCGCTCATGA
- a CDS encoding metal-dependent hydrolase has protein sequence MMGKTHALSGALAWLGAVPILGQERLLGEYAVALSPEQIMAGAVVCAGAAILPDIDHHNGRIANTFGPITNHMCKWIGKLSGGHRQATHSILFAVGIGWAMDTLATHYVWAWWACLFMIVGLGLRGVGLDFEGAEPQSALADCALALIAVWLMHKIDMSFVGFAVTLGCLAHVAGDCLTPRGCPVFWPLPWRIDVPVIPRTDGKVERWVVMPVLILGIAILTVRSVLGDLTAQWLTRG, from the coding sequence ATGATGGGCAAGACGCATGCCCTGAGCGGCGCGCTGGCGTGGCTGGGCGCCGTCCCGATCCTCGGGCAGGAGCGGCTGCTCGGCGAGTACGCGGTGGCGCTGTCGCCGGAGCAGATCATGGCGGGCGCCGTGGTGTGCGCCGGCGCCGCGATCCTGCCCGACATCGACCACCACAACGGCCGGATCGCCAACACCTTCGGGCCGATCACGAACCACATGTGCAAGTGGATCGGGAAGCTGTCGGGCGGGCACCGGCAGGCGACCCACTCGATCCTGTTCGCGGTCGGCATCGGCTGGGCGATGGACACCCTCGCCACCCACTACGTCTGGGCCTGGTGGGCCTGCCTGTTCATGATCGTGGGACTCGGGCTGCGCGGCGTCGGGCTGGACTTCGAGGGCGCCGAGCCGCAGTCGGCGCTGGCGGACTGCGCGCTGGCCCTGATCGCCGTCTGGCTCATGCACAAGATCGATATGAGCTTCGTCGGGTTCGCGGTGACGCTCGGCTGCCTGGCCCACGTCGCCGGCGACTGCCTGACACCGCGGGGCTGCCCGGTGTTCTGGCCGCTGCCGTGGCGGATCGACGTCCCCGTCATCCCGCGGACGGACGGCAAGGTGGAGCGGTGGGTGGTGATGCCGGTCCTGATCCTCGGCATCGCGATCCTGACCGTCCGCTCCGTGCTCGGCGACCTCACCGCCCAGTGGCTGACGCGCGGCTGA
- a CDS encoding DNA polymerase ligase N-terminal domain-containing protein, with protein sequence MTPKKPEKHAAPPAREGDRLAEYRDRRDPGRTPEPVPGDEALPRGNDDTFVVQEHHATSLHWDLRLERDGVLVSWAVPKGLPWSPDTNHLAVHTEDHPLEYAAFEGEIPRGEYGAGKMTIWDRGTYETEKWSEREVKVVIHGSRVSGRYVLFRTRGRNWMIHRMDPPADPDAEPLPESLRPMRPQERARLPRDPDAWGFEFAWGGRRLAAYVEGGRTRFTDGRGRAVDGPGGLGSRLGAQLGVRPALLDGELAVLDGRETYMVYDVPHLDGHPLLDVPYRERRERLDDLGLSGPRWQTAPWFPGDGAAVLEAARGQGLPGVVAKRLDSPYEPGEESGAWRLVPSRPKRRR encoded by the coding sequence GTGACCCCGAAGAAGCCCGAGAAGCACGCCGCTCCCCCCGCCCGGGAGGGCGACCGGCTCGCTGAGTACCGGGACAGGCGCGATCCCGGACGGACGCCGGAGCCCGTGCCCGGCGACGAGGCGCTCCCGCGCGGGAACGACGACACGTTCGTCGTCCAGGAGCACCACGCGACCAGCCTGCACTGGGACCTGCGGCTCGAACGCGACGGCGTCCTCGTGTCGTGGGCCGTGCCGAAGGGACTGCCGTGGAGCCCGGACACCAACCACCTGGCGGTGCACACCGAGGACCACCCGCTGGAGTACGCCGCCTTCGAGGGCGAGATCCCGCGCGGCGAGTACGGCGCCGGGAAGATGACCATCTGGGACCGCGGGACCTACGAGACGGAGAAGTGGTCCGAGCGCGAGGTGAAGGTCGTCATCCACGGCTCGCGCGTGTCCGGCCGCTACGTGCTGTTCAGGACGCGCGGCAGGAACTGGATGATCCACCGGATGGACCCGCCCGCGGACCCGGACGCCGAGCCGCTCCCGGAGTCGCTGCGCCCGATGCGGCCGCAGGAGCGGGCCCGCCTCCCCCGCGACCCGGACGCGTGGGGCTTCGAGTTCGCGTGGGGCGGCAGGCGGCTGGCCGCCTACGTCGAGGGCGGCCGGACCCGGTTCACCGACGGGCGCGGCCGCGCCGTGGACGGCCCCGGGGGGCTCGGCTCCCGGCTCGGGGCGCAGCTCGGCGTCCGGCCCGCGCTGCTGGACGGGGAACTGGCCGTCCTCGACGGCCGCGAGACCTACATGGTCTACGACGTGCCGCACCTGGACGGGCACCCGCTGCTGGACGTCCCCTACCGGGAGCGGCGGGAGCGGCTCGACGACCTCGGCCTGTCGGGACCCCGCTGGCAGACGGCCCCCTGGTTCCCCGGGGACGGCGCCGCCGTCCTGGAGGCGGCGCGCGGCCAGGGGCTGCCCGGCGTGGTCGCCAAGCGCCTGGACTCCCCCTACGAGCCGGGCGAGGAGTCCGGCGCGTGGCGTCTCGTCCCGTCCCGTCCGAAGAGGCGGCGCTGA
- a CDS encoding ComEA family DNA-binding protein translates to MNAPAPYEPRVPSDSMPPGQAALSVTWAALPFLSLGFATPFTFAAALLWRRSLHLLVSTVAYAGVFALMLFMLSGTGEDEGTVRAAGMLMSVLAVVGCGHAFLIRRKVFDPHGLSGVDNEAVVERVKRQRLLRQKARDLAASDPGLAKELRIGRPDLPHQYNDGGLVDVNHAPAQTLTLLPGVTPELAAVIERVRAETGGFVSAEELSAVAGLPPSLTGDLAEYAVFIL, encoded by the coding sequence ATGAACGCCCCAGCGCCGTACGAGCCGAGGGTTCCCTCCGACAGCATGCCGCCGGGGCAGGCGGCGCTGAGCGTCACGTGGGCGGCGCTGCCGTTCCTGAGCCTCGGCTTCGCGACGCCGTTCACGTTCGCCGCCGCGCTGCTGTGGCGGCGGAGCCTGCACCTGCTGGTGTCGACGGTCGCGTACGCCGGGGTGTTCGCGCTGATGCTGTTCATGCTCTCCGGCACCGGCGAGGACGAGGGCACCGTGCGGGCCGCCGGCATGCTGATGTCCGTCCTGGCGGTGGTGGGCTGCGGGCACGCCTTCCTGATCCGGCGGAAGGTGTTCGACCCGCACGGCCTGTCGGGCGTCGACAACGAGGCCGTGGTGGAGCGGGTCAAGCGGCAGCGGCTGCTGCGGCAGAAGGCGCGGGACCTCGCCGCGTCCGACCCGGGGCTCGCCAAGGAGCTGCGCATCGGGCGGCCCGACCTGCCGCACCAGTACAACGACGGCGGGCTCGTCGACGTCAACCACGCGCCGGCGCAGACGCTGACGCTGCTTCCCGGCGTCACTCCGGAGCTGGCGGCCGTGATCGAGCGGGTCCGGGCCGAGACGGGCGGGTTCGTGTCGGCCGAGGAGCTGTCCGCCGTGGCGGGGCTCCCGCCCTCCCTCACCGGCGATCTGGCCGAGTACGCCGTCTTCATCCTCTGA